A genomic stretch from Flavobacterium lindanitolerans includes:
- the mtaB gene encoding tRNA (N(6)-L-threonylcarbamoyladenosine(37)-C(2))-methylthiotransferase MtaB gives MTENRKKVAFYTLGCKLNFSETSTIARNFQDEGFDRVEFEEVADIYVINTCSVTENADKQFKQVVKKAMKLNEKAFVAAVGCYAQLKPEELAAVDGVDLVLGATEKFKITDYINDLSKNDFGEVHSCEIAEADFYVGSYSIGDRTRAFLKVQDGCDYKCTYCTIPLARGISRSDTMENVLKNAKEISQQNIKEIVLTGVNIGDYGKGEFGNKKHEHTFYELVQELDKVEGIERLRISSIEPNLLRDETIEFVSKSRTFVPHFHIPLQSGSNDILKKMKRRYLREVYTNRVNKIREVMPHACIGVDVIVGFPGETDEHFLETYHFLNDLDISYLHVFTYSERDNTEAAAMPNPVPANIRAKRSKMLRGLSVKKRRAFYESQLGTNRTVLFEGENKEGYIHGFTENYVKVKTPWNPELVNTLHEINLTKIDEDGLVRMEFLNVEA, from the coding sequence ATGACAGAGAACAGAAAAAAAGTTGCTTTTTATACGCTGGGATGTAAGCTGAATTTTTCAGAAACATCTACTATTGCCCGAAACTTTCAGGATGAAGGTTTTGACCGTGTCGAATTTGAAGAAGTTGCCGATATTTATGTTATAAACACATGCTCGGTAACAGAAAATGCGGACAAGCAATTCAAGCAGGTCGTAAAAAAAGCGATGAAACTCAATGAAAAGGCATTTGTAGCGGCAGTTGGCTGTTATGCGCAATTGAAACCGGAAGAATTGGCTGCGGTTGATGGTGTGGATTTGGTTTTGGGTGCTACAGAAAAGTTCAAGATTACAGATTATATAAACGATTTGTCGAAAAATGATTTTGGCGAAGTACATTCCTGCGAAATAGCCGAAGCAGATTTTTATGTGGGCAGTTATTCTATTGGTGACAGGACTCGTGCCTTTTTGAAAGTACAGGACGGTTGTGATTACAAGTGTACTTACTGCACGATTCCTTTGGCAAGAGGAATTTCAAGAAGCGATACGATGGAAAACGTATTGAAAAATGCCAAAGAAATTTCACAGCAAAACATCAAGGAAATTGTCCTTACCGGAGTCAATATCGGAGATTATGGAAAAGGAGAATTCGGAAATAAGAAGCACGAGCACACTTTTTACGAACTGGTTCAGGAATTGGACAAGGTAGAAGGAATTGAGCGTTTGAGAATTTCGTCTATAGAACCAAACCTGCTTCGCGATGAAACTATCGAATTTGTTTCAAAATCAAGAACATTTGTACCGCATTTTCATATTCCGTTACAATCCGGAAGCAACGATATTCTGAAAAAGATGAAGCGCCGCTATCTGAGAGAAGTATATACCAACAGGGTCAATAAAATCCGCGAAGTAATGCCGCATGCCTGTATAGGGGTTGACGTTATTGTAGGATTTCCCGGTGAAACCGATGAGCATTTCCTGGAAACCTATCATTTTCTGAATGACCTGGATATTTCCTACCTGCATGTTTTTACCTATTCAGAAAGAGACAATACAGAAGCAGCGGCAATGCCAAATCCTGTTCCTGCCAACATACGTGCCAAAAGAAGCAAGATGTTGAGAGGATTATCTGTTAAGAAGAGAAGGGCCTTTTATGAAAGTCAGTTAGGAACCAACAGGACAGTTTTGTTTGAAGGAGAAAACAAAGAAGGCTACATTCATGGTTTTACCGAGAATTATGTAAAGGTAAAAACGCCATGGAATCCGGAATTGGTAAATACGTTACATGAAATCAACCTGACCAAAATTGATGAAGACGGTTTGGTTAGGATGGAGTTTTTAAATGTAGAAGCCTAA
- a CDS encoding ABC transporter substrate-binding protein: MKSIIYYISIFWITLTLCSCGKRAEENRDHEVFRFNQDANVSSLDPAFAKSQDNIWMCNQLYNGLIQLDDSLNIKPDLAKSWTISEDGKTYNFNLRKDVFFHKSGVFANSKDSTRTVNAHDFEYSFNRLLDEKIASPGGWIMQNVENFKAKNDTVFEIRLKKPFPAFLGLLSMKYASVVPKEAFAVPGYDFRTKPIGTGPFQFKLWEENVKLVLRKNPLYFEKDENGKQLPYLEAVAVTFLPDKQSGFLLFAQGKIDFVSGLHPSYKDEILTQSGELQEKYKKDVTMITGPYLNTEYLGFRMDGNDKILLDKRIRQAMNYGFDRQKLITYLRNGMGTPAINGMIPAGLPSFDASKIGYDYDIQKARDLVAAYKKATGDKNPKIALSTNATYLDISEYLQREWKKIGLDVAIDVNPPATLRQAISTGKVSFFRASWIADYPDAENYLSLFYSKNFAPNGPNYTHFKSDEFDRLYENAFLETDNAKRFELYQKMDDLIIKEAPVIPLFYDKVARFTRKNVTGLGINPLNMLDLRRVKKSKV, encoded by the coding sequence ATGAAATCAATAATATACTACATATCAATATTTTGGATAACGTTAACTTTATGTTCCTGCGGAAAAAGAGCAGAAGAAAATCGCGACCATGAAGTTTTTCGCTTTAACCAGGATGCCAATGTCAGTTCTCTTGACCCTGCTTTTGCAAAATCGCAGGACAATATCTGGATGTGTAATCAGCTTTATAATGGCCTGATACAATTGGACGATAGCCTGAATATTAAACCAGACCTTGCCAAATCCTGGACGATTTCTGAAGATGGGAAAACCTATAATTTCAATTTGAGAAAAGATGTTTTCTTTCATAAAAGCGGTGTATTTGCCAACAGTAAAGATTCAACCCGTACCGTAAATGCCCATGATTTTGAATACAGCTTTAACCGACTTTTAGATGAAAAAATAGCATCGCCCGGAGGATGGATTATGCAGAATGTAGAAAATTTCAAGGCTAAGAATGATACTGTGTTTGAAATCCGGCTAAAGAAACCTTTTCCGGCCTTTTTAGGACTACTTTCCATGAAATATGCTTCGGTAGTTCCAAAAGAAGCTTTTGCTGTTCCCGGTTATGACTTTAGGACAAAACCTATTGGCACTGGTCCTTTTCAGTTCAAATTATGGGAAGAAAATGTGAAACTGGTCCTGAGAAAAAATCCGCTGTATTTTGAAAAAGACGAAAACGGAAAGCAATTGCCGTATCTGGAAGCCGTAGCGGTAACTTTTCTGCCTGATAAACAGAGCGGTTTCCTTTTATTCGCACAGGGTAAAATCGATTTTGTGTCCGGACTCCATCCGTCTTATAAAGATGAAATTCTGACACAAAGCGGGGAACTTCAGGAAAAGTACAAAAAAGATGTTACCATGATTACGGGACCTTATCTCAATACGGAATATCTTGGTTTCCGCATGGATGGAAATGACAAGATATTACTCGACAAAAGAATACGACAGGCAATGAATTATGGGTTTGACAGGCAAAAGCTGATAACCTATCTCCGAAACGGAATGGGAACTCCGGCCATAAACGGAATGATTCCTGCCGGACTCCCGAGTTTTGATGCCTCGAAAATTGGCTATGATTATGATATCCAAAAAGCAAGAGATTTGGTTGCTGCTTATAAAAAGGCTACGGGCGACAAAAATCCGAAAATCGCCTTGAGTACCAATGCTACCTATCTTGATATTTCAGAATACCTCCAACGGGAATGGAAAAAAATAGGTCTTGACGTTGCCATAGACGTCAATCCTCCGGCTACTTTAAGGCAAGCCATTTCTACAGGAAAAGTTTCTTTTTTCAGGGCAAGCTGGATTGCAGATTATCCGGATGCAGAAAACTACCTTTCATTGTTCTATAGCAAGAATTTTGCTCCAAACGGCCCTAATTACACACACTTTAAGAGTGATGAGTTTGACAGGCTCTATGAAAATGCTTTCTTAGAAACCGATAATGCCAAACGTTTCGAATTGTATCAAAAAATGGATGATTTAATTATCAAAGAAGCCCCGGTTATTCCCTTATTTTATGATAAGGTTGCCCGTTTTACGCGAAAAAACGTTACCGGTCTTGGCATAAATCCTTTAAATATGCTGGATTTACGCCGGGTTAAAAAAAGTAAGGTATAG
- a CDS encoding response regulator transcription factor — protein MKILIIEDEAGLREVIQQSLEKEKYIVETAHDFISGLDKLGSYDYDCVLIDIMLPNGSGLDLLAEIKKQRKQEAIIIISAKDAVDDKVKGLDLGADDYLSKPFHLAELHARIKSAIRRKSHNGDNHIVWKNLTLSPEQRSVTVNNENLVLNRKEFDLLYYFVINPNRLINKTALAEYVWGDHTDQADNLDFVYSQIKNLRKKLKDADAEMDIQAVYGIGYKMS, from the coding sequence ATGAAAATCTTAATCATTGAAGATGAGGCCGGACTCCGGGAAGTAATCCAACAATCTTTAGAAAAGGAAAAATACATTGTGGAAACTGCCCATGATTTTATTTCCGGACTGGACAAACTCGGTTCCTATGATTATGACTGTGTCCTGATTGACATTATGCTGCCTAACGGAAGCGGTCTGGATTTGCTGGCTGAAATAAAAAAACAACGAAAACAGGAAGCCATCATTATCATATCGGCAAAAGATGCGGTAGACGATAAAGTAAAAGGACTTGACCTGGGTGCCGATGATTACCTTAGTAAGCCGTTCCATCTTGCGGAATTGCACGCGCGCATCAAATCAGCCATCCGTAGGAAAAGCCACAATGGCGACAATCATATCGTATGGAAAAACCTAACCCTGTCACCGGAACAGAGAAGCGTAACGGTTAATAATGAAAATCTGGTCTTAAACCGAAAGGAATTCGACTTATTGTATTATTTTGTTATCAATCCCAATCGGCTAATCAATAAAACTGCGCTCGCAGAATATGTCTGGGGCGACCATACCGACCAGGCTGATAATCTTGATTTTGTATATTCGCAGATAAAGAATCTTCGTAAAAAACTGAAGGATGCCGATGCCGAAATGGACATACAGGCAGTATATGGTATTGGTTATAAAATGAGCTGA